Genomic DNA from Bacillota bacterium:
ACCAATGGATACGGTTGAAACGTTTGACCTGGGAGCGCACAATGCGCGGTTGATGAATACCGTTGCTTTCATGATAATGGCGGGTAACGGTGTCGAGCTGGTACAGACCGTACAATAGTGGGCGTAGGGCGCGCTTGTAATCCCCTTGACCAGGTCTTTTATGCCCAGATGAACGTGGCAGTTGAGAAATTCCCCGGGGTGGGTATCGACATAAGCAGCCGCCAGTGGTTCCCTTCGGAGTTGAGACCAGCATGGCAGCTGCCGATCAGAGCTTGCCACTTCGGCACAGATACCGGGAGACGGCTTGTACATACGCAAAATATAGTACAACGCGCTGACCTGGGTCACGCCGGCGAACTCCGGGCGAGGCGTGAGGCCGGACCGACAGGGATTTCGTAGAAGCGCCAAGCTTTATAGCGCGGGCTGCAGGGAGAAGCGATTTGCTCACATCGATGTTGAGGCTCTTGATGACCAGGTCCATACGGCCATTTGAGTTGAAACGGGCCAGAAACGTCAGGTATCCGTTTGACATGCCTGAGTTTGGTGTCTACGTGCACGTGCCATTCTGCAAGGTGCTGTGTCCGTTTTGCCCATATTACAAAGAAAAGTATGATGCCCGCCTGCGCAAAGACTTCGTCGAAGCGCTTCTCTCCGAAATTGAGATGAACAGCCCCAACACGGTAACTCGAGCTGAGAGCTTGTACTTCGGTGGGGGAAGCCCTGCTTTGTTGGGCAAAGACCTCATCACTGTCGTTGAGGCACTCAAACGTCACTACCAGGTGCCTGCCGCGGGACTGGAGCTTCATCCAGACGACGTCCGTCCCGAGACATTGCCCATCATTAGGGCTGCTGGTTTCAACATGGTGAGCATAGGCATTCAGTCCTTCAGCGACGAGTTGCTCGGAAGACTGGGGCGCCATGAGGTAGACGGGCAACGCAAGGTCCATATGCTACAGGACAATGGTTTCGAGGCAGTAGATGTCGATCTGATCTTTGGAATACCAGGCCAGACGGAATCCAGCCTCCGCAGGGACTTCGAGACAGCGGTAGACTGCGGAGCAACCCAGGTGTCTGCATATCCCTTCATCGATTTCTCCTGCGCGGAGAACCAGCACAAGCCGCTATCACGCTTTCACAAGAAACGCATGCTCGATTGCCTGTGCAATGCCGCAGCAAGAGTAGGGTTTGAACGGCTATCCGTCTGGACGTTTCGAAAAAGGGGAACCAGGCAGTACTCGTCGGTAACGCGTGACGCATTCATCGGATATGGGCCGAGTGCAGTGTCTCTGTCCAGGACGACGTTCACCGCAAACGTGTTTTCTGTGGATGAATACGTCAAGTCGGTCAGGGACGCTCTTGCCCCAACCGCTCTCAGGCTGGACTTTACCAGGACAGCCCGGTACTCTTACTGGCTTTTCTGGAATGCTTACAACCTGCGGATCTCGTCTGACCGCTTCCGCGATCTCTTTGGAGAGGAACTATCCAGGTACTATGGGTTTGAACTCTGGTTAGCAGACAGGCTCGGGCTGCTGGAGAAAACATCTGATGGCTACGCT
This window encodes:
- a CDS encoding radical SAM protein, encoding MLTSMLRLLMTRSIRPFELKRARNVRYPFDMPEFGVYVHVPFCKVLCPFCPYYKEKYDARLRKDFVEALLSEIEMNSPNTVTRAESLYFGGGSPALLGKDLITVVEALKRHYQVPAAGLELHPDDVRPETLPIIRAAGFNMVSIGIQSFSDELLGRLGRHEVDGQRKVHMLQDNGFEAVDVDLIFGIPGQTESSLRRDFETAVDCGATQVSAYPFIDFSCAENQHKPLSRFHKKRMLDCLCNAAARVGFERLSVWTFRKRGTRQYSSVTRDAFIGYGPSAVSLSRTTFTANVFSVDEYVKSVRDALAPTALRLDFTRTARYSYWLFWNAYNLRISSDRFRDLFGEELSRYYGFELWLADRLGLLEKTSDGYALSSLGAYCFHLLEQHYTHQYIDKVWSACLQDPWPEAVTLF